GAAAGACGAACCGCCCTCCTGGACGCCGCCATTGAGGTGCTCACCGACGAGGGGGCGCGCGGGCTCACCTTCCGCGCCGTCGACGCCCGCGCCGGAACCCCCACCGGCACGGCCTCCAACTACTTCGCCGACCGCGACGCCCTGCTCGCGCAGACCGCGGCGCGGGTCAACGAGCGGATGATCCCCGACCCGGCGCACGTGGCACGCCTGATGGCCCCCGAACCGTCCCGGGAGCTGATCACACAGCTGATGCAGGACCTCGTGCGCCGCATGACCGCCGAGCGCTCCGGCTACCTCGCGATGCTGGAGCTGCGCCTGGAAGCCACCCGGCGGCCCGGCCTGCGCGAGGAGCTGAACCGGACCGTCCGGGAGCAGTTCGACGAGAACCTCCGCTTCCACCTGGTGTCCGGCCTGCCGGGCGACGCCGACGACATGCGGGTCCTCTACCTGGCCATGACGGGCCTGCTGGTGGAGCACTTCACCCTGCCGGAGATGCTCTCGGACACGCAGGAGGCCCTGGACGCGCTGGTCGCCACGACGGTGGAGCGGATCTTCCCGACCGGGTGAACCCCCGGGCCCGTACGCCTACTTCCGCGGGTACGTCTGCTACTTCTGCGGGAACGTCTGCGCGTCGCGCCACATCGGGTACATCACCGGCCCCCCGTACGGCAGCCGCAACGGCTCCCCGATGTCGGCGAAGCCCCTGCGCAGGTACAACTCCCGGCTGCGCTCGCTGCTCGCCTCCAGGTACGCGGCCGTGCCGTCGCGGTCGCAGGCGTCCAGCACGGGAGCCATCAGCGCGCTCCCGAGGCCCTCGCCCTGCCGCTCCGGGTCCACGCCGATGATCCACAGGTACGCGTGCTCCCGGTGGTGCGGGTGGATGGCGGCGGTGTACGTGCTGACGAGTTCGACGCGCTCGTTGTCCGGGTCGACGGCGGCCCGCAGCTGGGCGGGCCCGTCGTCCGGCCCCGGCTCGCCCGCCGGGGTGGGCAGCCACATCGCGACCGCCGACAGGTCCTCCGTCACGTCCACCCAGCCGTCCTTGAGGACCTGGTCGAAGAAGCCGCCCATCATCTGCGGGTGCACCCGGCGGTAGTGCTGGACGTCCGGGAAGATCCACTTGCTCACCGGGTCGTCCTGGAACGCCTCGTCCACCAGCCGGACCACCGCGTCCCGGTCAAACCCGGTCGCCTGCCGTATCCGTACGCCCATGCTCGTTCTCCGTATCCCGTACCTGCTCAACGAACGGCCATGATCGCAGAGTTGAAGGATACGGAGCCGGGCCCGCCGCCGCGCGTGCGGCAGGCCCCGCAGCGCGTGCGGCGCGCCCCTCAGCGCGTGCGGCGCGTCACGAACTCGGCGAGCGCGAGCAGGTCGTCCGCCGCGCCCAGGTCCGGCACCGCCCGGCTGAGGTGCTGCACGGCC
This is a stretch of genomic DNA from Streptomyces sp. NBC_00237. It encodes these proteins:
- a CDS encoding TetR/AcrR family transcriptional regulator yields the protein MAKNPERRTALLDAAIEVLTDEGARGLTFRAVDARAGTPTGTASNYFADRDALLAQTAARVNERMIPDPAHVARLMAPEPSRELITQLMQDLVRRMTAERSGYLAMLELRLEATRRPGLREELNRTVREQFDENLRFHLVSGLPGDADDMRVLYLAMTGLLVEHFTLPEMLSDTQEALDALVATTVERIFPTG
- a CDS encoding GNAT family N-acetyltransferase, which encodes MGVRIRQATGFDRDAVVRLVDEAFQDDPVSKWIFPDVQHYRRVHPQMMGGFFDQVLKDGWVDVTEDLSAVAMWLPTPAGEPGPDDGPAQLRAAVDPDNERVELVSTYTAAIHPHHREHAYLWIIGVDPERQGEGLGSALMAPVLDACDRDGTAAYLEASSERSRELYLRRGFADIGEPLRLPYGGPVMYPMWRDAQTFPQK